One genomic region from Amia ocellicauda isolate fAmiCal2 chromosome 4, fAmiCal2.hap1, whole genome shotgun sequence encodes:
- the spty2d1 gene encoding protein SPT2 homolog, translated as MDFENVLSIASQNQGLSNLPQKRYSLAVGPPKKDPRVKGVQSAAVQAFLKKKEIENKKKDLEHKKKKEELLAKRVELKSDRKARAMASRTKDNFRGYNGVPVVELPKKRRSREEMAEERQRGGNDDQMYDDEDYYEYTQTDSEGEEEEKTEFQCQVPSKMPDKSAKKPSAPVKAAPPPMNFAELLKLAQKKQFEPVELKPSKKNEERLRTAEELKELEFLERKSKKADKAREAKPDRDSSRTQVASSSSKKSVSDKDMRNGKLQKTSSEKFPPSTGASKKPKQSSSGERPHGSAKLSQGDRPKHVPVVQHGHIGSSSSSGPTSGKISSKSSSHSSAKSSVPRPSSGQKPITTSDLNQRKGNPLCSPGKAVRPGVNSAPAKPSSSGQSRQGSSGQVRPSSGTSSSGKAGSVGPPRPVKSEPVRPGSSMPARPSTNGQSRPLSNGQSRPLSNGQSRPLSNGQSRPLSNGQSRPVPSGAPRTGSHPQPRPGNNPQVRSSGGDIRPAGSGPGRLGTSMPGRPGNGMDSGPDRPKCTVVSETISSKNFVPKPGTAPRLPPPGHRPMMRPPGPMLPPITSSYKRKFDDDDDEYDSEMEDFIDDEGEDQDEISKHIKEIFGYDRSKYRDESDYALRYMESSWKDQQKEEARSLRLGIKEDEEDMLLEQEEMKRKLAMKSKRRKP; from the exons ATGGACTTCGAAAATGTCCTGTCTATTGCCTCGCAAAACCAGGGCCTCAGCAACCTACCG caaAAGCGGTACAGTTTGGCAGTGGGACCCCCCAAAAAGGATCCTAGAGTGAAAGGAGTCCAATCGGCAGCAGTGCAAGCCTTCCTGAAGAAGAAGGAGATAGAGAACAAAAAGAAAG ACCTAGAgcacaagaaaaagaaagaggaacTGCTTGCCAAGCGAGTGGAGCTGAAATCAGACCGCAAGGCACGAGCCATGGCTTCTCGAACCAAGGACAACTTTAGGGGCTACAATGGCGTCCCTGTGGTGGAGCTGCCCAAGAAGAGGAGGTCACGGGAAGAAATGGCTGAGGAGAGGCAGCGTGGGGGAAATGATGACCAAATGTATGATGATGAGGACTATTACGAATACACGCAGACAGATtctgaaggtgaggaagaggaaaAAACTGAATTTCAGTGCCAAGTGCCCAGCAAAATGCCTGACAAATCCGCCAAGAAACCTTCTGCCCCTGTCAAGGCGGCTCCTCCCCCCATGAACTTTGCCGAACTCCTGAAACTGGCGCAGAAGAAGCAGTTTGAACCGGTGGAGTTGAAACCTTCCAAGAAAAACGAGGAGAGGCTCCGTACTGCCGAGGAGTTAAAGGAGTTGGAATTTCTGGAGCGCAAGAGCAAGAAAGCAGATAAAGCAAGGGAAGCTAAACCAGACCGAGACAGCAGCAGGACACAGGTGGCCTCCAGCTCTTCAAAGAAAAGTGTGTCGGACAAGGACATGAGAAACGGAAAGCTACAGAAGACTTCTTCAGAGAAGTTCCCTCCTAGCACTGGTGCAAGTAAAAAGCCAAAGCAGTCTTCGTCAGGTGAACGACCTCACGGTTCTGCCAAATTGTCTCAGGGAGATCGACCTAAACATGTACCAGTTGTACAACACGGTCATATTGGCAGCTCCAGCTCCTCAGGTCCCACCAGTGGCAAAATTTCATCAAAATCCAGCTCTCACAGCTCTGCCAAATCATCTGTACCCAGGCCATCATCTGGTCAGAAACCTATCACCACCAGTGACCTTAATCAAAGGAAAGGAAATCCATTGTGCTCCCCTGGGAAAGCTGTGCGACCTGGAGTGAACTCTGCTCCTGCTAAACCCTCGAGCTCGGGTCAAAGTCGGCAAGGAAGCAGTGGGCAGGTCAGACCCAGTTCAGGCACAAGTAGCTCTGGTAAAGCAGGGAGTGTGGGCCCCCCTCGACCAGTAAAGAGTGAACCAGTACGACCCGGAAGTAGCATGCCAGCACGTCCAAGTACTAACGGACAATCCCGACCGCTTTCTAACGGACAATCCCGACCGCTTTCTAACGGACAATCCCGACCGCTTTCTAACGGACAATCCCGACCGCTTTCTAACGGACAATCCCGACCTGTTCCCAGTGGAGCACCCAGAACAGGGAGCCATCCACAGCCACGACCTGGAAACAATCCACAAGTCCGCAGCAGTGGTGGAGATATTCGACCAGCAGGCAGTGGACCAGGGCGACTCGGGACCAGTATGCCTGGGCGACCTGGAAACGGCATGGATTCTGGACCTGACCGGCCCAAATGTACAGTGGTGTCGGAAACCATTTCATCTAAGAATTTTGTCCCTAAGCCGGGAACTGCTCCTAGACTTCCCCCTCCAGGTCACAGGCCCATGATGAGACCTCCAG GCCCCATGTTGCCACCAATCACTTCCAGTTACAAGCGTAAGtttgacgatgatgatgatgaatacgACTCGGAGATGGAAGACTTCATTGATGACGAAGGGGAAGATCAAGATGAAATCTCAAAGCACATCAAGGAAATCTTTGGATATGACCGCTCCAA ATACCGAGATGAGAGTGACTATGCACTGCGTTATATGGAGAGCAGTTGGAAAGACCAACAGAAAGAGGAAGCAAGGAG TTTACGTTTGGgtatcaaggaggatgaggaggataTGCTGTTGGAGCAAGAGGAGATGAAAAGGAAACTGGCGATGAAATCAAAACGAAGGAAACCTTGA
- the tmem86a gene encoding lysoplasmalogenase TMEM86A has translation MVSPVTVVKSEGPKLVPFFKATCVYFVLWLPTSSPSWFSALIKCLPIFCLWVFLLAHGISFLGAHSSARKILAGLIFSALGDAFLIWQEQGYFSHGLLMFAITHILYSSAFGMKPLNLRAGLVIGIVSGLSYALLYSYLAGPFTYLVAVYIGLIGFMGWRAIAGVQLSDDLWTWTKLSACLGAMLFMVSDLTIAVNKFCFPVPHSRAIIMATYYAAQMLIALSAVECQDEDHPKKMA, from the exons ATGGTTTCGCCTGTCACGGTG GTGAAGAGCGAAGGGCCCAAGTTGGTGCCCTTCTTCAAGGCcacctgtgtttattttgtcctTTGGCTGCCAACATCCAGCCCTTCATGGTTCAGCGCCCTCATCAAGTGTTTGCCCATCTTCTGTCTCTGGGTCTTTCTCTTGGCCCATGGCATCAGCTTCTTAGGAGCCCACTCCAGTGCCCGAAAAATTCTGGCAGGCCTGATCTTCTCTGCTCTGGGAGATGCCTTTCTGATTTGGCAAGAGCAGGGCTACTTCAGTCATG GGCTCCTGATGTTCGCCATCACTCACATTCTGTACTCTTCGGCCTTTGGGATGAAGCCACTGAATCTCCGGGCTGGATTGGTGATTGGCATTGTGTCTGGGCTGAGCTACGCTCTGCTGTACTCCTATTTGGCAGGGCCTTTCACCTACCTGGTGGCGGTCTACATCGGCCTGATTGGCTTCATGGGTTGGAGGGCTATCGCTGGAGTGCAGCTGTCCGATGACCTCTGGACGTGGACCAAACTCTCGGCCTGCCTCGGGGCCATGCTCTTCATGGTATCGGACCTCACTATCGCCGTCAACAAGTTCTGCTTCCCAGTACCCCACTCCCGTGCCATCATCATGGCCACCTACTATGCGGCACAGATGCTGATCGCCCTGTCTGCCGTCGAGTGCCAGGATGAAGACCACCCCAAGAAGATGGCATGA